Within the Candidatus Woesearchaeota archaeon genome, the region AGTCACGTCAGCGTCCTTCGGCCCGTACAATTGAGGAAGCGGCAGCTCTCTTTTGAGCGCCTCAAGCTTGCGAAATCGCTTCTCAACCATTGCACGCCGGTTCCCTGCATCCTCCTCGGGCGCGCCGAACTCGTTATGTTCATTCCCCGTGATACGATGAATGCCGCCCTCAACGCCCGGCCTCGTCCGAGGAGAAACGCCATCCTCAGTAAAGGCAAAACGCTTGAAGGGCTGAACCCGGGCGACTTCCTCGCGCGTCTGCAACAACTTCCCCCGCTCAACCTTCAAGCCGTGATGATCATCAAAGCGCGGCCAGCTCTGCGGACTCTCCCCCGCAAACTTATCCGAGAGAATAATCACCGGCAACTGATACTTCTCTGCCAAGTTAAACGCGTGGAACGTGTGATAAAAAAACTCGCCAGGATCGCCCGGCGCGAGCACGACCCGGGGGAACTCACCCTGCGAGGCGTGCATCATAAAACGCAAATCCTCCTGGCCCGTCCTCGTCGGAAGCCCTGTACTCGGGCCGGGCCTGCTCACGTTCACAACCACAATCGGCACCTCAGCCATCCCTGCCAGGCCCAACGCCTCAGTCATGAGCGAAAAACCCCCGCCGGACGTGCACGTCATCGCACGAACCCCCGCAAAAGAAGCGCCAAGGCTCATCGTAATCGCGGCGAGCTCGTCCTCCGTGTGTTTGAGCACCAACTTAAACTTCTGATCATGCGCGGCCATGTAATGCAAAACCGACGAGGAAGGCGTCATAGGATACTCGCCCACGAACTTCACCCCCGCCTTGAGCGCGCCGAGGCACACGGCGTGGTTCCCGCTAATGAGGATCCTCGCATCGTCACGCTCAACCCTGCACGCCTCGTGCACAAACGATCCGGCGTCAACGTGCTCCTTCACAAAGTCAAACCCCGCCTTTGCGGCTTTCTTATTCGCCAAGACTACCGCGTCTCCTTTCTTGCTAAACCATTGCTCAACAAAACGGTCAAGCTCGGAGAGGTCCATCTTGAGCAAAGCCAACGACGCACCAATTGCCACGAGGTTCATCATCACCTCAGACCCGCCCATTTCCTTTGCGAAACGAGCGAGAGGAACCCCGACCAAGAGCACGTCATCACGGTACTGCTCCACGTTGAGCTTCTCTCCGTCGAACACCACCGCACCTCCCGGCGTCAACTCCGACTGGTGCTTCTCCAACGCGGCACGATTAAGCGCGACAAGCAAA harbors:
- a CDS encoding 2-oxoacid:acceptor oxidoreductase subunit alpha; the encoded protein is MSENHNIYIGIILRKKRKKRWKWLQKNRFVWKIAGEAGHGIMSAGAIFSTVMFRSGLEVFCNTEHPSLIRGGHNTYTVRVEEGPLFSQIRLVDLLVALNRAALEKHQSELTPGGAVVFDGEKLNVEQYRDDVLLVGVPLARFAKEMGGSEVMMNLVAIGASLALLKMDLSELDRFVEQWFSKKGDAVVLANKKAAKAGFDFVKEHVDAGSFVHEACRVERDDARILISGNHAVCLGALKAGVKFVGEYPMTPSSSVLHYMAAHDQKFKLVLKHTEDELAAITMSLGASFAGVRAMTCTSGGGFSLMTEALGLAGMAEVPIVVVNVSRPGPSTGLPTRTGQEDLRFMMHASQGEFPRVVLAPGDPGEFFYHTFHAFNLAEKYQLPVIILSDKFAGESPQSWPRFDDHHGLKVERGKLLQTREEVARVQPFKRFAFTEDGVSPRTRPGVEGGIHRITGNEHNEFGAPEEDAGNRRAMVEKRFRKLEALKRELPLPQLYGPKDADVTIIAWGSTKGAVRQAMAWLEEEGVRVNFLHFIYIMPFPREFAATFLREGVKKTLLVEGNYLGQFGSVLKEEVGFEPDAFLHKYDGRPIYPEEVVEKVREVLG